In the genome of Aureimonas sp. OT7, one region contains:
- the dapE gene encoding succinyl-diaminopimelate desuccinylase, with translation MTHSATDPSENLAALIRCPSVTPEEGGALALLEALLRPLDFTVERPVFSHAGTPDVENLLATRGRGGRHLVFAGHTDVVPPGRLADWRHPPFEAVVENGQMYGRGAVDMKGGIACFLAAVARLAERGAVPEGQISFLITGDEEGPAVNGTDKLLAHARQRGLSFDACVVGEPTNPERMGDMIKIGRRGSVSGWITLTGRQGHVAYPHLADNPMRALPSVLDALMGAPLDEGTENFQPSNLEVTGVDTENPSTNVIPARTRIAFNVRHNDLWSPESLHAEVIARVRSGLADAALRPDRDCPVAFDVEWRENPAEVFLTRDERLTQALCAAVVDVTGRAPSLSTSGGTSDARFIKNYCPVVEFGLVGQTMHMSDECVALSDLETLTAIYETFISRWFSADT, from the coding sequence ATGACCCATTCCGCGACAGACCCTTCCGAAAACCTCGCCGCGCTGATCCGCTGCCCATCCGTCACGCCGGAAGAGGGCGGGGCGCTGGCACTGCTGGAGGCGCTTCTGCGGCCGCTGGATTTCACCGTGGAGCGCCCGGTCTTTTCGCACGCGGGAACGCCGGATGTGGAGAACCTCCTGGCGACGCGGGGCCGGGGCGGCCGGCACCTCGTCTTTGCCGGGCATACCGATGTCGTGCCGCCGGGACGCCTGGCTGACTGGCGCCACCCGCCGTTCGAGGCTGTCGTCGAGAACGGGCAGATGTACGGGCGCGGCGCCGTGGACATGAAGGGCGGCATCGCCTGTTTCCTGGCGGCGGTGGCACGGCTGGCCGAACGCGGCGCAGTGCCGGAAGGGCAGATCTCGTTTCTGATCACCGGGGACGAAGAGGGCCCGGCCGTCAACGGCACGGACAAGCTTCTTGCGCATGCCCGGCAGCGCGGCCTGAGTTTCGACGCCTGCGTCGTCGGCGAGCCGACCAATCCGGAGCGGATGGGAGACATGATCAAGATCGGCCGGCGCGGCTCGGTGTCCGGCTGGATCACCCTGACGGGCCGGCAGGGGCATGTCGCCTACCCGCATCTGGCCGACAACCCCATGCGCGCGTTGCCCTCCGTGCTGGACGCCCTGATGGGCGCGCCGCTGGACGAAGGCACCGAGAATTTCCAGCCGAGCAACCTGGAAGTCACCGGCGTCGATACGGAGAATCCGTCCACCAACGTCATACCTGCGCGCACGCGGATCGCCTTCAACGTGCGGCACAACGATCTCTGGTCACCCGAGAGCCTCCATGCAGAGGTGATCGCGCGCGTCCGGTCGGGCCTCGCGGACGCGGCGCTTCGCCCGGACCGCGACTGCCCGGTGGCCTTCGACGTCGAATGGCGGGAAAATCCGGCAGAAGTCTTCCTGACGCGCGACGAACGCTTGACGCAGGCGCTTTGTGCGGCTGTCGTGGACGTTACGGGGCGGGCGCCCAGCCTGTCGACCTCCGGCGGCACTTCGGACGCCCGTTTCATAAAGAACTATTGCCCGGTGGTTGAATTCGGACTTGTCGGACAAACAATGCATATGAGCGACGAGTGTGTCGCGCTATCAGACCTCGAAACGTTGACGGCCATCTATGAAACCTTCATTTCCCGCTGGTTCTCCGCCGACACCTGA
- the truA gene encoding tRNA pseudouridine(38-40) synthase TruA codes for MPRFRLTIEYNGRPYVGWQRQKNGFSVQEAVEVALRTFCGEDVTLFGAGRTDAGVHATGQVAHVDLRRDWKPDTVRDALNAYLREEGGVAILAAEQVPDTFDARFSARKRHYLYRILNRRPPPTVLKGQVWWVWKPLDINAMDRAAKRLLGTHDFNTFRSAHCQAKNPVRTMERLDVVRGPGEEVHIHASAQSFLHNQIRSFAGSLKLVGEQRWTEADLVDALEARDRKRCGPVAPPDGLYLSRVDY; via the coding sequence ATGCCGCGCTTTCGGCTGACGATCGAGTATAATGGGCGCCCCTATGTCGGATGGCAGCGCCAGAAGAACGGGTTTTCCGTACAGGAGGCCGTCGAGGTGGCGCTGCGCACATTCTGCGGCGAGGATGTCACCCTGTTCGGCGCCGGGCGCACCGACGCCGGCGTCCACGCCACCGGACAAGTGGCGCATGTGGATCTGAGGCGCGACTGGAAGCCGGATACGGTCCGGGATGCGCTGAACGCCTATCTGCGAGAGGAAGGCGGCGTCGCGATCCTTGCGGCGGAGCAGGTGCCCGATACGTTCGACGCGCGGTTTTCGGCGCGCAAGCGCCATTATCTCTATCGCATCCTGAACCGGCGCCCGCCCCCCACCGTCCTGAAGGGGCAGGTCTGGTGGGTGTGGAAGCCGCTCGATATCAATGCGATGGACCGGGCCGCGAAACGGCTTCTGGGCACGCACGATTTCAACACCTTCCGCTCCGCGCACTGCCAGGCCAAGAACCCGGTCCGCACGATGGAGCGGCTGGATGTCGTGCGCGGCCCCGGCGAGGAAGTGCACATACATGCCTCCGCGCAGTCCTTCCTGCACAATCAGATCCGCTCGTTCGCCGGCTCGCTCAAGCTGGTCGGAGAGCAGCGCTGGACCGAGGCCGACCTGGTCGATGCGCTGGAAGCCCGCGACCGAAAGCGGTGCGGCCCGGTCGCGCCGCCGGATGGGCTGTATCTGTCCAGGGTCGATTACTGA
- the fmt gene encoding methionyl-tRNA formyltransferase encodes MALTIVFMGTPEFSVPTLTAIHAAGHRVAAVYTQPPRPAGRGMEERPSAVHRAALGLDIPVRCPTSLKAPEEQAAFAGLGADVTVVVAYGLLLPQPILDAPRYGALNGHASLLPRWRGAAPIQRAIEAGDRETGMMVMRMEAGLDTGPVALAQSLPIGDTETATELHDRLADASARLMVEALERLENGTLTFEDQEAIAAATGRTPVYARKIAKAEARLDFALPARDVARKINAFSPFPGAWAQLDDGAERFKLLRATVAEGDGAPGTLLDDALRVACGDGAVQILELQKQGGKPMKAADFLRGQRLPAGARFA; translated from the coding sequence ATGGCGCTGACGATCGTCTTCATGGGCACGCCCGAATTCAGCGTGCCGACACTCACGGCCATCCATGCGGCGGGCCACCGTGTGGCTGCGGTCTACACGCAGCCGCCGCGCCCCGCCGGCCGGGGCATGGAAGAAAGGCCCTCTGCGGTCCACCGCGCCGCGCTCGGCCTCGACATCCCCGTTCGCTGCCCGACCAGCCTGAAGGCGCCGGAGGAACAGGCGGCCTTTGCCGGCCTTGGCGCCGATGTCACCGTCGTCGTCGCCTATGGGCTGTTGCTGCCGCAGCCCATACTGGATGCACCGCGATACGGCGCGCTCAATGGTCATGCCTCGCTTCTGCCGCGTTGGCGCGGCGCGGCGCCGATCCAGCGCGCCATCGAGGCCGGCGACCGCGAAACGGGCATGATGGTGATGCGCATGGAAGCCGGGCTGGATACGGGCCCCGTCGCCCTGGCGCAGTCCCTTCCCATCGGCGACACGGAAACCGCCACGGAGCTGCACGACAGGCTGGCAGACGCATCGGCCCGCCTGATGGTGGAGGCGTTGGAGCGGCTGGAGAATGGGACGCTGACCTTCGAGGATCAGGAGGCGATCGCCGCCGCGACGGGGCGCACGCCGGTCTATGCGCGCAAGATCGCCAAGGCGGAAGCGCGGCTCGACTTTGCGCTGCCGGCGCGCGACGTCGCGCGCAAGATCAACGCTTTCTCGCCCTTTCCCGGCGCCTGGGCACAACTGGACGATGGCGCGGAACGCTTCAAGCTGTTGCGCGCCACGGTGGCCGAAGGCGATGGCGCGCCGGGAACGCTTCTGGACGATGCGCTGCGCGTCGCGTGCGGCGATGGCGCGGTGCAAATCCTGGAATTGCAGAAGCAGGGCGGCAAGCCTATGAAGGCCGCCGACTTCCTGCGCGGCCAACGGCTGCCGGCCGGCGCGCGGTTTGCCTGA
- the def gene encoding peptide deformylase, producing the protein MTIKPLIILPDPILRQVSEPVERIDDAVRAFADDMLETMYDAPGIGLAAIQVGVPRRMLVIDLAKEDEPKTPLVFINPQILSTSDEPSLYEEGCLSIPEYYAEVERPASLTVRYQDLEGKTQELAADGLLATCLQHEIDHLNGVLFIDHISKLKRDMVIRKFTKAAKRAVA; encoded by the coding sequence ATGACGATCAAGCCACTCATCATCCTGCCCGACCCGATCCTGCGCCAGGTCTCGGAGCCTGTCGAGCGCATAGACGACGCCGTGCGCGCCTTTGCCGACGACATGCTTGAAACCATGTACGACGCCCCCGGTATCGGGCTGGCCGCGATCCAGGTCGGCGTACCACGCCGCATGCTGGTGATCGACCTGGCCAAAGAAGATGAGCCGAAGACCCCGCTGGTGTTCATCAACCCGCAGATCCTGTCCACGTCCGACGAGCCGTCCCTCTACGAAGAGGGCTGCCTGTCGATCCCCGAATATTATGCCGAGGTGGAGCGCCCCGCGTCGCTGACCGTCCGATACCAGGATCTCGAGGGGAAGACCCAGGAGCTCGCAGCCGACGGCCTGCTGGCGACCTGCCTGCAGCACGAGATCGACCATCTGAACGGTGTCTTGTTCATCGACCACATCTCCAAGCTGAAGCGCGACATGGTCATTCGAAAGTTCACCAAGGCTGCCAAGCGGGCCGTCGCCTGA
- a CDS encoding serine protease — MRRTLRAVFAGLLLFSSPAALQAAPTQGDVSAAYEQNTDQDFRVGMQMRLAWTGDYVGPFDGRIGPRSIAAIKSFQGRMGQSATGVMDAAFLDALIGQSDNALRSVGFGWQDDSQTGVRLGLPFELVQEVGATEVGTMWRSPDEALEIETVRFVKEGYSLQDVFDILSTPTDGKVVEASELKGDRFRISGREGDRDYVISFQARGGDLRGFSVAYPKAMETSLKPYLVVAEGGFDPFAGEPASQAPDTGPMAELSRDPRYALAFTNNGIMRESATGGERASDAPSGLGGYDVGGELDASGSGFVVSNGWVLTNAHVARTCRSVAVGSFGTASKVVVDDENDLALLKVDADLGRPLPLVTGKPRLGEDVLALGYPLRSILADSLNVTRGNISSLLGLMNDPNYLQISAAVQPGNSGGPVIDLAGRVVGIVTAKLNAVAVADITGDIPQSINFAIRPDVAARFLDENGIAFVAADMDAALETVPDATEKTADSVVPVLCLGTK, encoded by the coding sequence ATGCGGCGCACGCTTCGAGCAGTTTTTGCCGGTCTTCTCCTATTTTCATCGCCTGCCGCGTTGCAGGCTGCCCCCACGCAGGGGGACGTCAGCGCGGCCTACGAGCAGAATACCGACCAGGATTTCCGCGTTGGAATGCAGATGCGCCTGGCGTGGACGGGCGATTATGTCGGCCCCTTCGACGGACGCATCGGTCCCCGAAGCATCGCCGCCATCAAATCCTTCCAGGGCCGCATGGGGCAGTCCGCGACCGGGGTGATGGACGCGGCGTTTCTGGACGCTCTGATCGGCCAGAGCGACAATGCCCTGCGGAGCGTCGGCTTTGGCTGGCAGGACGACAGCCAGACGGGCGTGCGCCTGGGGCTGCCGTTCGAACTGGTGCAGGAAGTGGGCGCGACCGAAGTCGGCACCATGTGGCGCTCGCCCGACGAGGCGCTGGAAATCGAGACGGTACGGTTCGTCAAGGAAGGGTATTCCCTTCAGGACGTCTTCGATATCCTCAGCACGCCGACCGACGGCAAGGTCGTCGAGGCGTCCGAATTGAAGGGCGATCGTTTCCGGATTTCCGGGCGCGAGGGCGACAGGGATTACGTCATCAGCTTCCAGGCACGGGGCGGAGACCTGCGCGGCTTCTCCGTCGCCTACCCGAAGGCGATGGAAACAAGCCTGAAGCCATACCTTGTCGTGGCGGAAGGCGGTTTCGATCCGTTCGCCGGCGAGCCGGCGTCACAGGCTCCCGATACCGGGCCGATGGCCGAACTGTCGCGCGATCCCCGGTATGCGCTGGCTTTCACCAATAACGGGATCATGCGCGAAAGCGCCACCGGTGGCGAGCGGGCCAGCGACGCTCCCTCGGGTCTTGGCGGCTACGATGTCGGCGGAGAACTCGACGCATCGGGAAGCGGCTTCGTGGTGTCGAATGGCTGGGTGCTGACCAACGCCCATGTCGCCCGAACCTGCCGCAGCGTGGCCGTGGGCAGCTTCGGCACGGCATCCAAGGTGGTGGTGGACGACGAAAACGACCTGGCCCTTCTGAAGGTCGATGCGGATCTGGGGCGTCCCCTGCCTCTGGTCACCGGCAAGCCGCGGCTTGGAGAAGACGTCCTGGCGCTCGGCTATCCCCTGCGCTCCATCCTGGCCGACAGCCTCAACGTGACGCGCGGCAACATCTCGTCCCTGCTGGGGCTGATGAACGACCCCAACTACCTGCAGATCTCGGCGGCCGTGCAGCCCGGTAACTCCGGCGGGCCGGTCATCGATCTGGCAGGGCGGGTCGTGGGTATCGTGACGGCCAAGCTGAATGCGGTTGCCGTCGCCGACATCACGGGCGACATTCCGCAATCAATCAATTTCGCGATCCGCCCGGATGTCGCCGCCCGCTTCCTCGATGAGAACGGCATTGCCTTTGTTGCGGCCGATATGGATGCCGCGCTGGAAACCGTTCCGGACGCGACCGAGAAGACGGCGGACAGCGTCGTGCCGGTTCTCTGCCTTGGCACCAAGTAG
- a CDS encoding SulP family inorganic anion transporter, with translation MTSLSAYRAQWFSNVRGDLLSGLVVALALIPEAIAFSIIAGVDPKVGLYASFSIAVLIAFTGGRPGMISAATAATAVLMVTLVRDHGLQYLLAATVLAGLIQIACGLMKLGYVMRFVSRSVITGFVNALAILIFMAQLPELVGVTPITYLLVAAGLGIIYLFPYLTRAVPSPLVCIVTLTAISIALGLDVRTVGDMGELPSTLPVFLIPAIPLTMETLWIILPYSAAVAIVGLLESLMTAQIVDDMTDTSSNRNQECIGQGIANTATGFIGGMAGCAMIGQSVINVRSGGRGRLSTFAAGVLLLFMILVLGDLVSRIPMPALVAVMIMVSIGTFNWASIANLRRHPRSSSIVMLATVAGVLYTHNLAIGVLLGVLLSGIFFAWKISQLFGVSSFTSADGTHRTYAVEGQLFFASVEDFLKAFDFREKLARVTIDVSRAHIWDISSVAALDMAVLKFRQAGAAVDVVGLNAASETIVDRLALHDKPGAPDKLTAH, from the coding sequence ATGACGTCCCTGTCCGCCTATCGCGCGCAATGGTTCTCCAATGTGCGCGGCGACCTGCTTTCCGGCCTGGTCGTCGCGCTGGCCCTCATTCCCGAAGCCATCGCCTTTTCCATCATCGCGGGGGTGGACCCGAAGGTGGGCCTCTATGCCTCCTTCTCCATAGCGGTCCTCATCGCCTTCACCGGCGGGCGACCGGGCATGATCTCCGCCGCGACGGCAGCGACGGCGGTGCTCATGGTTACGCTGGTGCGCGACCACGGGCTGCAATACCTGCTGGCGGCCACCGTGCTGGCGGGCCTGATCCAGATCGCCTGCGGCTTGATGAAGCTCGGCTACGTCATGCGCTTCGTGTCGCGGTCGGTCATCACCGGCTTCGTCAATGCGCTGGCCATCCTGATCTTCATGGCGCAGCTACCGGAACTGGTCGGCGTGACGCCGATCACCTACCTGCTCGTCGCGGCCGGGCTGGGCATCATCTACCTGTTTCCCTATCTCACACGTGCGGTCCCCTCGCCGCTCGTCTGCATCGTAACCCTGACGGCGATCTCGATCGCCCTCGGGCTGGACGTACGGACGGTCGGCGACATGGGCGAACTGCCGTCCACCCTGCCCGTCTTCCTGATCCCCGCCATACCGCTGACGATGGAGACGCTCTGGATCATCCTTCCCTACTCCGCCGCCGTCGCCATCGTGGGGCTTCTCGAATCCCTCATGACCGCCCAGATCGTGGACGACATGACGGACACCTCCTCCAACCGCAACCAGGAGTGCATCGGCCAGGGCATCGCCAACACGGCCACCGGCTTCATCGGCGGCATGGCGGGCTGCGCCATGATCGGCCAGTCCGTCATCAACGTCCGCTCCGGCGGACGGGGGCGCCTGTCCACCTTCGCCGCGGGCGTCCTGCTGCTGTTCATGATCCTCGTTCTCGGGGATCTGGTAAGCCGCATTCCAATGCCAGCGCTGGTTGCCGTGATGATCATGGTGTCGATCGGCACCTTCAACTGGGCCTCGATCGCCAATCTACGCCGGCACCCGCGCTCGTCGTCCATCGTCATGCTGGCCACGGTGGCGGGCGTGCTCTACACCCACAACCTCGCAATCGGCGTCCTTTTGGGCGTTCTTCTGTCCGGCATCTTCTTTGCCTGGAAGATCTCGCAACTTTTCGGTGTTTCCTCCTTCACCAGCGCAGATGGAACACACCGGACCTATGCTGTCGAAGGACAATTGTTCTTCGCCTCGGTCGAGGATTTCCTGAAGGCGTTCGACTTCCGCGAAAAGCTCGCCCGCGTCACCATCGACGTCTCACGCGCGCATATCTGGGATATATCCAGCGTCGCGGCTCTGGATATGGCCGTGCTGAAGTTCCGGCAGGCGGGCGCAGCGGTGGACGTGGTGGGGCTGAACGCGGCAAGCGAAACCATCGTCGACCGGCTGGCGCTTCACGACAAGCCGGGCGCACCCGATAAGCTCACGGCCCATTGA
- a CDS encoding cation transporter, whose translation MMGRDKAEQRILVVSMLATLAVGATGIGFGILSGSQSIIFDGLFSGVDASMTLLALFVARLIARQTSERFQMGFWHIEPMVLALNSGLIMVLTAYAFVNAVTVILAGGRVLAFDWAVLYATVVMAICFGMYVWERRANTDIGSDFIALDVKGWLMSGLITSALFIAFAGGWLLQGSAYEHWTPYVDPLVLAVLAVFILPVPLRVFLKAVSDIFLVAPRDLDTEVRTVTDRIVAEKGFLDSRTYVARAGRSRMVEIHFIAPPDMPLGTAGDLDLIREAISAALGGPDRNRWLTVTVTGDARWAD comes from the coding sequence ATGATGGGCCGCGACAAGGCAGAGCAGCGCATTCTCGTCGTCTCCATGCTCGCGACCCTGGCCGTCGGCGCGACGGGTATCGGCTTCGGCATCCTGTCCGGCTCGCAATCCATCATTTTCGACGGCCTGTTCTCGGGCGTCGATGCATCGATGACGCTTCTGGCGCTGTTCGTGGCGCGGCTGATCGCGCGTCAGACCAGCGAGCGGTTCCAGATGGGGTTCTGGCACATCGAGCCCATGGTGCTGGCGTTGAATTCCGGGCTCATCATGGTGCTGACGGCCTATGCCTTCGTCAACGCCGTCACGGTCATCCTGGCCGGAGGCCGTGTCCTCGCCTTCGACTGGGCGGTGCTCTACGCCACCGTCGTCATGGCCATCTGTTTCGGGATGTATGTCTGGGAGCGACGGGCCAACACCGATATCGGCTCCGACTTCATCGCGCTCGACGTCAAGGGATGGCTCATGTCCGGGCTCATCACCTCGGCCCTGTTCATCGCCTTTGCCGGCGGCTGGCTGCTGCAGGGTTCCGCCTACGAGCACTGGACGCCCTACGTCGATCCGCTGGTTCTCGCGGTGCTGGCTGTCTTCATCCTGCCTGTGCCGCTGCGCGTATTCCTGAAGGCGGTGTCCGATATCTTCCTGGTCGCCCCGCGCGACCTGGACACGGAAGTCCGCACCGTCACCGATCGCATCGTGGCCGAAAAGGGCTTTCTGGACAGCCGGACCTATGTCGCCCGGGCCGGACGTTCGCGGATGGTGGAAATCCACTTCATTGCGCCGCCCGATATGCCGCTCGGCACGGCCGGCGATCTGGACCTCATAAGAGAGGCGATCAGCGCGGCGCTCGGCGGTCCCGACCGAAACCGCTGGCTGACGGTTACCGTCACCGGCGACGCGCGCTGGGCCGATTGA
- a CDS encoding lytic murein transglycosylase, whose product MIQRIAILLVTLFAILASPAAAQTTEAGFRTFLEQQIWPQARAKGVSRGTFDAALGGVKPNLKLPDLVLPGQSAEIAEKQHQAEFQSPAAYFKESNVASVAARGRSLLQQHAATLKRIEQRYGVPGPIVVAVWGRESGFGSASIPHDAFEVLATKAYLARRKDMFRAELIAALQIVQDGDLSVRDMKSSWAGALGQPQFMPTKFRELAVDFDGDGRRDIWNSVPDTLASIAHYLQQSGWVAGRDWGFEANVPDAVSCTLEGPDQGRPIRDFISAGVTRVSGRPFPPHEASATGYLMMPAGRMGPAFIATPNFYVIKQYNNSDLYALFIGHVADRMQGGSAFRGDWVKVEGVSRGDVARMQQRLEAMGRDVGGADGLPGFKTRRSIGAFEAENGLRVDCWPTAELKKRLN is encoded by the coding sequence ATGATTCAACGCATCGCGATCCTGCTCGTCACGCTGTTCGCCATCCTGGCATCGCCGGCCGCCGCACAAACGACGGAGGCCGGCTTCCGCACCTTCCTGGAGCAGCAGATCTGGCCGCAGGCGCGGGCCAAGGGCGTATCGCGCGGCACGTTCGACGCCGCCCTCGGCGGCGTGAAGCCCAATCTGAAGCTGCCGGACCTCGTCCTGCCCGGCCAGTCGGCCGAAATTGCCGAGAAACAGCATCAGGCCGAGTTCCAGAGCCCGGCGGCCTACTTCAAGGAAAGCAACGTCGCTTCCGTCGCCGCGCGCGGCCGCAGCCTGCTGCAGCAGCATGCCGCGACGCTGAAACGCATCGAGCAGCGCTATGGCGTGCCGGGGCCCATCGTGGTGGCGGTGTGGGGCCGCGAGTCCGGCTTCGGCTCGGCCAGTATCCCGCATGACGCCTTCGAGGTCCTGGCGACGAAGGCCTATCTGGCCCGTCGCAAGGACATGTTCCGTGCCGAGCTGATCGCCGCCCTGCAGATCGTGCAGGATGGCGACCTTTCGGTCCGGGACATGAAGTCGTCCTGGGCCGGCGCCCTTGGACAACCGCAATTCATGCCGACCAAATTCCGCGAGCTGGCGGTGGATTTCGATGGCGACGGACGGCGCGATATCTGGAATTCCGTACCCGACACCCTCGCCTCGATCGCCCATTACCTGCAGCAATCCGGCTGGGTCGCCGGCCGCGACTGGGGTTTTGAGGCGAATGTCCCCGACGCCGTTTCCTGCACGCTGGAAGGGCCCGACCAGGGGCGCCCGATCCGCGATTTCATCTCGGCCGGCGTGACGCGCGTTTCCGGCCGCCCCTTCCCCCCGCACGAAGCGTCCGCCACCGGCTACCTGATGATGCCGGCCGGACGCATGGGCCCGGCCTTCATCGCAACGCCGAACTTCTACGTCATCAAGCAGTACAACAACTCCGATCTCTACGCGCTGTTCATCGGCCATGTCGCCGACAGGATGCAGGGCGGCAGCGCCTTTCGTGGCGACTGGGTGAAGGTGGAGGGCGTATCGCGGGGCGACGTTGCGCGCATGCAGCAGCGGCTGGAAGCGATGGGGCGCGATGTCGGCGGTGCCGATGGCCTGCCGGGCTTCAAGACACGCCGCAGCATCGGCGCCTTCGAAGCCGAGAACGGGCTGCGCGTCGACTGCTGGCCGACGGCCGAGTTGAAAAAGCGCCTGAACTGA
- the dapD gene encoding 2,3,4,5-tetrahydropyridine-2,6-dicarboxylate N-succinyltransferase, with protein sequence MTDHAALEKTIDAAFEARDGIDATTQGQVRDAVDAALALLDSGERRVAERGSDGGWTVNQWLKKAVLLSFRLNDMSVIPGGPGQANWWDKVPSKFDGWGAEEFRAAGFRAVPGAIVRRSAHVAKNVVLMPSFVNLGAYVGEGTMVDTWATVGSCAQIGAHVHLSGGVGIGGVLEPLQAGPTIIEDNCFIGARSEVVEGCIVREGAVLGMGVYIGQSTKIVDRATGEVFYGEVPPYSVVVAGTMPGKPIGNEPGPSLYCAVIVKRVDEKTRSKTSINELLRS encoded by the coding sequence ATGACGGATCACGCCGCACTGGAAAAGACCATCGATGCCGCTTTCGAGGCACGCGACGGTATCGACGCCACGACGCAGGGACAGGTCCGCGATGCGGTCGACGCGGCGCTGGCCCTCCTGGACAGCGGCGAGCGGCGCGTGGCGGAGCGTGGCTCCGACGGTGGATGGACAGTCAACCAGTGGTTGAAGAAGGCGGTTCTGCTCTCCTTCCGCCTCAACGACATGTCGGTCATCCCCGGTGGCCCGGGGCAGGCGAACTGGTGGGACAAGGTGCCCTCCAAATTCGATGGCTGGGGTGCGGAAGAGTTCCGCGCCGCCGGCTTCCGCGCCGTGCCCGGAGCCATCGTGCGCCGCTCGGCCCATGTGGCGAAAAACGTCGTGCTGATGCCGTCCTTCGTCAATCTGGGCGCCTATGTCGGCGAAGGCACCATGGTGGACACCTGGGCGACCGTCGGCTCCTGCGCGCAGATCGGCGCGCATGTCCACCTTTCGGGCGGCGTCGGCATCGGCGGCGTGCTGGAGCCGCTGCAGGCCGGCCCCACCATCATCGAGGATAACTGCTTCATTGGCGCGCGGTCCGAGGTGGTCGAGGGCTGCATCGTGCGCGAAGGCGCCGTCCTCGGCATGGGCGTCTATATCGGCCAATCCACCAAGATCGTCGACCGGGCCACGGGCGAAGTCTTCTACGGAGAGGTGCCGCCCTATTCCGTGGTGGTCGCCGGCACCATGCCGGGCAAGCCCATCGGCAACGAGCCGGGGCCCAGCCTCTACTGCGCCGTGATCGTCAAGCGGGTGGACGAGAAGACCCGCTCCAAGACATCCATCAACGAGCTTCTGCGAAGCTGA
- a CDS encoding LOG family protein translates to MTERRNEDGKTWDPFPASAADDSEAVERTPDTPQTRSPTYRLAYADNDFLTSEPLRSVRLQLEMLKPEMALLEAGILSTVVLFGGARIPEPGTEAWAARNPGQKERLEANSRYYEVARRFAALASTHSANSSGGKEFVIVTGGGPGVMEAGNRGAADVGAVSIALNITLPHEQAPNLFVTPELCFNFHYFAIRKMHFLLRARAMAIFPGGFGTLDELMEALTLIQTGRMERMPVILFGKEFWDRLIDFGFLAQEGTIAPEDLGLISYAETAEEGWDIIRAFYDLP, encoded by the coding sequence ATGACGGAACGGCGCAATGAGGATGGCAAGACCTGGGACCCGTTTCCGGCCTCGGCAGCGGACGACAGCGAGGCCGTCGAACGGACGCCCGATACGCCGCAGACCCGGTCGCCGACCTACCGGCTCGCCTATGCGGACAACGATTTCCTCACCTCCGAGCCGCTGCGCAGCGTGCGCCTGCAGTTGGAAATGCTGAAGCCGGAAATGGCCCTGCTGGAGGCCGGCATCCTGTCGACGGTGGTCCTGTTCGGCGGGGCGCGCATACCGGAGCCGGGCACGGAAGCATGGGCCGCGCGTAATCCGGGCCAGAAGGAGCGATTGGAGGCCAACTCCCGCTATTACGAAGTCGCGCGCCGTTTCGCCGCGCTGGCGTCGACGCATTCCGCCAATTCATCCGGCGGCAAGGAGTTCGTCATCGTCACGGGGGGCGGCCCCGGCGTCATGGAGGCCGGCAATCGTGGCGCGGCCGATGTCGGCGCGGTATCGATCGCGCTCAATATCACGCTTCCGCACGAGCAGGCGCCGAACCTGTTCGTGACGCCCGAGCTGTGCTTCAACTTTCACTATTTCGCGATCCGCAAGATGCATTTCCTGTTGCGCGCGCGGGCGATGGCGATCTTCCCTGGCGGGTTCGGAACGCTGGACGAGCTGATGGAGGCGCTGACGCTGATCCAGACGGGGCGCATGGAGCGGATGCCCGTCATCCTCTTCGGAAAGGAGTTCTGGGACAGGCTGATCGATTTCGGGTTCCTGGCGCAGGAGGGTACGATCGCGCCCGAAGACCTCGGCCTTATCTCCTATGCCGAGACGGCGGAAGAGGGCTGGGATATCATCCGTGCCTTCTACGACCTGCCATGA